A single window of Sparus aurata chromosome 22, fSpaAur1.1, whole genome shotgun sequence DNA harbors:
- the armh4 gene encoding uncharacterized protein armh4, which produces MLMSGTLHRLLLLLAWTCLLSIYGTPVHLLDLAPTQDCDGLCASAATTVGSTHSTDVKFEPSETEHVILDVGGGGGGGPEGTAPVTQTENGDSLDGRSGPSEAGGEARSQRSEVKKVGGTSEMGDTHRQSEAASEPPVDPDGEKEPTGGRKQLDVAVGTTRSPPDGFAQLSITARDSRDPGGEDGTRLPGYGDSLQGTSLPSPTEPGEPIQKLSSHSPIPPLVFLSPRTSTPLSVWSHDGATTSSLPDPLLPEIGPNLMPREDGPESLWTEAARPGGVDTVVPLSQDEATEGTMSSEALPLIFEPFEDVTSEGAPAEAAVTLVSGSAQPPAAMPPSEVDLDSNGPSRAPPLLVPDWTSTWQTSGAELLEPISSSGPSVSPRHAGTELEDHSERGAVRTPNIEENLPTAGSPSFSSLQHAMTTVTMATHHPMHKSTSGLEEMESEEETYEDEDDENSEESVEDESDEDLTETPKTSSTQPPYSLIPPPPVWVQRNQGLMRSWVELIREKAGYVSGMLAPVGIGITGALLIVGALYSIRMIHRKRRNSFKHQRRKVRQPEQPREPGTSRQDQAMLLADSSEDEF; this is translated from the exons ATGCTGATGTCTGGGACGCTCcatcgcctcctcctcctcctggcctGGACCTGTCTGCTCTCCATCTACGGAACCCCTGTCCACCTCCTGGACCTCGCCCCCACGCAGGACTGTGACGGGCTGTGTGCCAGCGCGGCAACAACTGTTGGGTCAACGCACAGCACAGATGTAAAGTTTGAACCCTCAGAGACGGAACATGTGATATTGGATgtaggtggaggaggaggaggagggcctgAGGGGACAGCTCCAGTGACGCAGACAGAAAACGGGGACAGCCTTGATGGAAGATCTGGGCCGAGCGAGGCGGGCGGAGAGGCACGCAGCCAGAGGAGCGAGGTAAAGAAGGTCGGAGGCACATCTGAGATGGGAGACACTCATAGGCAGTCGGAGGCTGCTTCAGAGCCGCCTGTTGATCCAGACGGTGAAAAGGAGCCTACAGGTGGGAGGAAGCAGTTGGATGTAGCTGTCGGTACCACAAGGTCGCCTCCAGATGGATTTGCACAGCTGAGCATCACAGCCAGAGACAGCAGGGACCCAGGTGGGGAGGACGGAACGAGACTACCTGGTTATGGCGATTCTCTCCAAGGGACAAGCTTACCGTCCCCTACAGAACCTGGAGAACCGATCCAGAAACTGAGCTCCCACAGCCCCATCCCTCCCTTGGTCTTCCTCTCCCCTCGGACCTCGACGCCTTTGTCAGTCTGGAGCCACGATGGAGCTACAACATCCTCCCTCCCAGACCCCCTGCTGCCTGAGATCGGACCGAACCTGATGCCCAGAGAAGACGGGCCAGAAAGCCTGTGGACTGAGGCAGCGAGGCCCGGTGGAG TGGACACTGTGGTCCCGCTGTCTCAGGATGAAGCCACAGAGGGCACCATGTCATCAGAGGCTCTCCCTCTCATCTTCGAGCCTTTTGAAGACGTCACATCAGAGGGGGCACCGGCGGAGGCAGCGGTCACGCTGGTGTCCGGCAGCGCTCAGCCTCCCGCTGCCATGCCTCCGTCAGAGGTGGACCTGGACAGCAACGGTCCCTCGCGTGCCCCGCCCCTGCTCGTGCCCGACTGGACTTCAACTTGGCAGACGTCTGGTGCCGAGCTGCTGGAGCCAATCAGCTCGTCGGGTCCATCTGTTTCACCGCGGCATGCCGGAACTGAGCTGGAGGATCATTCTGAGAGAG GTGCTGTGAGGACACCGAACATTGAGGAGAACTTGCCCACCGCCGGCagcccctccttctcctccctccagcaTGCTATGACAACGGTAACCATGGCAACCCATCATCCGATGCACAAGTCCACATCGGGGTTAGAGGAGATGGAGTCTGAGG AGGAGACATATGAAGACGAGGACGATGAGAACTCTGAGGAATCGGTGGAGGACGAGAGCGACGAGGATCTAACAGAAACACCTAAAACGTCCTCGACGCAGCCTCCGTACAGCCTCATCCCTCCGCCTCCCGTCTGGGTTCAACGCAACCAGGGGCTGA TGCGGAGCTGGGTCGAGCTGATCAGAGAGAAG GCGGGTTACGTGTCTGGGATGCTGGCCCCTGTGGGCATTGGCATCACTGGGGCCCTGCTAATCGTCGGCGCCCTCTACAGCATCAGGATGATTCACCGCAAAAGGAGAAACAGCTTCAAACACCAGAGGAGGAAGGTCAGACAGCCAGAG caaCCTCGAGAGCCCGGAACCAGCCGTCAGGACCAGGCCATGCTGCTGGCTGACAGCTCCGAGGACGAGTTCTGA
- the actr10 gene encoding actin-related protein 10: protein MPLFDGLGSGGEKTAIVIDLGAAFTKCGFAGETGPRFIIPSEIRKPGQQQATKVVQYNINTEELYVILKEFIHILYFRHLLVNPRDRRVVIIESILCPSHFRETLTKVFFKQFEVPSVLFAPSHLMAIMTLGINSALVMDCGYTETLVLPVYECTPILPAWEALPLGGKAIHKELDGLLVEQCTVDTDTTTGQSVPAAIGTIPEETVEDIKVRTCFVSDLQRGLKIQEAKFNLDGTAERPAPPPDVDYPLDGEKILHVNGAIRDSVMEILFEQDNEEKSVASLILDALVKCPIDARKVLSENLVVIGGTAMLPGFLHRLLAEIRLLVERPKYSSVLASKTLRIHAPPAKPNCTAWLGGAIFGALQDILGSRSVSRDYYNQTGRIPDWCCLSSPPPESLYEAGKTPPPLMKRAFSTEK, encoded by the exons ATGCCCTTATTTGATGGGTTGGGAAGCGGAGGAGAGAAGACTGCGATCGTCATTGACTTAGGAGCAGCGTTCACAAA ATGCGGCTTTGCAGGGGAAACGGGGCCCAGGTTCATAATTCCGAGCGAGATCCGGAAACCGGGACAGCAACAG GCCACCAAAGTGGTTCAGTACAACATCAACACAGAAGAGCTTTATGTCATCCTCAAAGAGTTTATCCATATACTGTACTTCAG GCATCTGCTGGTGAACCCTCGCGACAGAAGAGTGGTCATCATCGAGTCCATCCTCTGCCCGTCTCACTTCAGGGAGACGCTCACCAAGGTTTTCTTCAAACAGTTTGAG GTGCCCTCTGTGCTGTTTGCTCCAAGTCACCTCATGGCCATCATGACTTTGGGGATCAACTCCGCCCTGGTGATGGACTGTGGCTACACAGAGACTCTGGTCCTACCT GTTTATGAGTGCACTCCTATTCTGCCAGCTTGGGAGGCGTTGCCTTTGGGAGGGAAAGCCATCCATAA AGAGTTGGACGGACTTCTTGTGGAACAGTGCACTGTGGACACAGACACCACCACTGGGCAGAGTGTTCCAGCTGCCATTG ggACCATCCCAGAGGAGACTGTGGAGGATATCAAGG TCAGAACATGTTTTGTCAGTGACCTGCAGAGAGGCCTCAAGATCCAGGAAGCCAAATTTAACCTGGACGGTACAGCTGAG cgtccagctcctcctccagatgTTGATTACCCTCTGGATGGTGAGAAAATCCTGCACGTCAATGGAGCCATCAG ggatTCTGTGATGGAGATACTGTTTGAACAGGACAATGAGGAGAAGAGCGTGGCCTCTCTGATACTCGATGCTCTGGTCAAG TGCCCCATCGATGCTCGTAAGGTGCTATCCGAGAACCTGGTGGTGATCGGAGGCACAGCCATGCTGCCGGGCTTCCTGCACCGGCTGCTGGCAGAGATACGCCTCCTGGTGGAGAGACCCAAGTACAGCAGCGTGCTGGCCAGCAAGACCCTGCGTATACACGCTCCACCTGCCAAGCCCAACTGCACCGCCTGGCTCGGAG GCGCCATCTTCGGGGCGCTGCAGGACATCCTGGGCAGCAGGTCGGTGTCCCGAGACTACTACAACCAGACGGGCCGCATCCCAGACTGGTGCTGCCTGAGCTCCCCTCCGCCCGAGTCTCTTTACGAAGCAGGAAAGACCCCTCCTCCGCTCATGAAGAGAGCCTTCTCCACAGAGAAGTAG
- the LOC115574064 gene encoding vascular endothelial growth factor A-like isoform X1: protein MQTCIGASHLLLALLLQLIPAQISHPPEEAHTRIMRVQEVLEKSMCRPMEQLVDVGQEYPGEVEYIYRPLCVPLWRCSGCCGDENMDCMPTLERNITLQVMRIHSLIHTRVELTFAEHRTCECRAREHLLNNKSSGESITNRPRRRKHKKTAKGCSKCQFPQNKIHLH from the exons ATGCAGACTTGTATCGGAGCCTCGCACCTCTTATTGGCTCTTCTGCTGCAACTCATACCTGCGCAG ATTTCACACCCTCCAGAAGAGGCTCACACAAGAA TAATGCGGGTCCAGGAGGTGCTGGAGAAGAGCATGTGCCGGCCCATGGAGCAGCTGGTGGATGTGGGGCAGGAGTACCCTGGAGAAGTGGAGTACATCTACAGGCCTCTGTGCGTCCCACTTTGGCGCTGCTCCGGTTGCTGCGGGGACGAGAACATGGACTGCATGCCTACCCTCGAACGCAACATCACTCTGCAG GTGATGAGGATTCACTCCTTGATACATACGCGCGTGGAGCTCACATTTGCGGAACATCGGACATGTGAATGCAG AGCCCGTGAGCATCTCCTAAATAATAAAAG CAGCGGCGAGTCTATCACAAACAGACCTCGGAGGAGGAAACACAAGAAGACGGCGAAAGGCTGTAGCAA GTGCCAGTTCCCTCAAAACAAGATACACCTGCACTGA
- the LOC115574064 gene encoding vascular endothelial growth factor A-like isoform X2 yields MQTCIGASHLLLALLLQLIPAQISHPPEEAHTRIMRVQEVLEKSMCRPMEQLVDVGQEYPGEVEYIYRPLCVPLWRCSGCCGDENMDCMPTLERNITLQVMRIHSLIHTRVELTFAEHRTCECRAREHLLNNKSGESITNRPRRRKHKKTAKGCSKCQFPQNKIHLH; encoded by the exons ATGCAGACTTGTATCGGAGCCTCGCACCTCTTATTGGCTCTTCTGCTGCAACTCATACCTGCGCAG ATTTCACACCCTCCAGAAGAGGCTCACACAAGAA TAATGCGGGTCCAGGAGGTGCTGGAGAAGAGCATGTGCCGGCCCATGGAGCAGCTGGTGGATGTGGGGCAGGAGTACCCTGGAGAAGTGGAGTACATCTACAGGCCTCTGTGCGTCCCACTTTGGCGCTGCTCCGGTTGCTGCGGGGACGAGAACATGGACTGCATGCCTACCCTCGAACGCAACATCACTCTGCAG GTGATGAGGATTCACTCCTTGATACATACGCGCGTGGAGCTCACATTTGCGGAACATCGGACATGTGAATGCAG AGCCCGTGAGCATCTCCTAAATAATAAAAG CGGCGAGTCTATCACAAACAGACCTCGGAGGAGGAAACACAAGAAGACGGCGAAAGGCTGTAGCAA GTGCCAGTTCCCTCAAAACAAGATACACCTGCACTGA